In Clavibacter californiensis, the sequence GCGGTACGCCTGGAGGGTGTTCTGGGACAGGCCGCGCTCCACCTCGACGTGCCGGAGCCAGCGGTCGACGGCGCGCCGCAGCGCGACCGGGATCTCGGGGGCGGCGTCGGGCGCCGCTCCCGGGGATCCGTCGGCCGCGTCGGTCACGAGGCGGACGCGCCCTCGCCGTCCCGCAGCTTCGGGTGACGCGGCCACGGCGCGTCGGCCGGCCCGAGCGTCGACCAGCCGCGCGAGCGGGCGACGTGCGCCTGCAGCACCGCGATCACGGTCGACGGGTTCTGGATCCGCCGCTCGAGCACCGCCGTGACGACCTCGTCGAGATCCACCCAGCGCACCTCGATGTCGGCCTCCTCATCGGTGCGCGCGAACGCCTCCGCCGTGGGGGTCAGACCGCGCGCGAGGTAGACGCGGATCGCCTCGTCGCTTCCGCCTGGCGTCGTGTAGTACTCCGCCAGCACGCTCCACTCGGCGGCGACCAGGTCGGCCTCCTCCGCGAGCTCGCGCTGCACGGCCGTGAGCGGCGGCTCGCCCGTGATGTCGAGCAGCCCCGCCGGGATCTCCCACTCGCGCATGCGCACGGGGTGCCGGTACTGCTTGATGAGGAGCACGCGGTCCTCGTCGTCGATCGCGAGCACCGCGACGGCGCCCGTGTGGTCGACGAACTCGCGCGTGATCTCGCCGTCGCCGTACGCGAAGGTCTCACGGCGGATGTCCCAGATCTTGCCCCGGAACACCCGCTCGCTCGACGTGACGTCGTACGAGACGGCGTCGTCGTGCAGGCCGTCAGCCGGCGCGCCCGCGACGGCGTCGGTCACGCGACCGCCTCGGCGTCGTCCTCGACGAACAGCGTGCTGGCGGCCTGGCGGTCGAGCGCGGCGCGGATGAGGCCGGCGAACAGCGGGTGCGCGCGGTTCGGGCGCGACCGCAGCTCCGGGTGCGCCTGCGTGCCGATGTAGAACGGGTGCACCTCGCGCGGCAGCTCCACGTACTCGACGAGCGTGCCGTCGGGCGACGTGCCCGAGAACACGAGGCCGGCGTCCTGGATCCGGTCGCGGTACTGGTTGTTGACCTCGTAGCGGTGGCGGTGGCGCTCGTGCGAGACGGGCGCGCCGTACAGCTCGGCGGCCAGGGATCCGGGCGCGAGCGCCGCCTCGTAGAGGCCGAGGCGCATGGTGCCGCCCAGGTCGCCGCCCGCGATGATGTCGACCTGCTCGGCCATCGTCGCGACGACCGGGAACGCGCTCTCGGGGTCGAACTCGCTGGAGGAGGCGCCCGTGAGGCCGGCCTCGTTGCGGGCGTACTCGATGACCATGCACTGCAGGCCGAGGCACAGGCCGAGCACGGGGATCATGTTGTCGCGCGCGAACTTCAGCGCGCCGAGCTTGCCCTCGATGCCGCGGATGCCGAACCCGCCCGGGACGCACAGCGCATCCAGGTCGCCCAGCTTCTTCGCCGCGCCCTCGGGCGTCTCGCACTCGTCGGAGGCGACCCAGCGCAGCTTCACGCGCGCCGAGTGGGCGAACCCGCCGGCCCGCAGGGCCTCGGTGACCGAGAGGTACGCGTCCGGCAGGTCGATGTACTTGCCGACGAGGCCGACGGTGACCTCGTGCTTCGGGTCGTGCACGGCGTCGAGCAGGTCGCTCCAGCCGGACCAGTCGACGGCGTCCGCTGCCGGCAGCCCGAGGTGGTCGATGATGTAGCTGTCGAGGCCCTGCCCGTGCAGCATCTCGGGGATGTCGTAGATGCTCGGCACGTCCACCGCGTTCACGACGGCCTGCTCGTCGACGTCGCACATGAGCGCGATCTTCTTCTTGTTCGAGTCGGAGACGGGCCGGTCGCTGCGGAGCACGAGCGCGTCCGGCTGGATCCCGATGGAGCGCAGCGCAGCGACGGAGTGCTGCGTGGGCTTGGTCTTCTGCTCGCCCGACGCGCCCATGTACGGCACGAGCGAGACGTGCACGAAGAAGACGTTGTTGCGGCCGAGCTCGTGGCGCACCTGGCGCGCCGCCTCGATGAACGGCTGGCTCTCGATGTCACCGACCGTGCCGCCGATCTCGGTGATGATCACGTCGGGCTGCGGCTCGTCCGAGGACTGCAAGCGCATGCGGCGCTTGATCTCGTCGGTGATGTGCGGGATGACCTGCACCGTGTCGCCGAGGTACTCGCCGCGGCGCTCCTTGGCGATGACCTCGGAGTAGATCTGGCCGGTGGTCACGTTGGCCGCCTGGTCCAGCTCGATGTCGAGGAAGCGCTCGTAGTGCCCGATGTCGAGGTCGGTCTCCGCGCCGTCGTCGGTCACGAAGACCTCGCCGTGCTGGAAGGGGTTCATGGTGCCCGGATCCACGTTGAGGTAGGGATCGAGCTTCTGCATGACGACGCGCACGCCGCGCGCCGTGAGGAGATTGCCGAGGCTGGCCGCCGTGAGGCCCTTGCCGAGCGAGGAGACGACGCCGCCGGTCACGAAGATGTGCCTGGTCGTCTTCGCCGCGCCTGTCGTGCTGGTGATGCTGTCCGTCGAGCTCGGGTCCGTGTCCGCTGAATTGATGTCCGCCACGGGCTTCCATCCTACGTGTGTTCCGGGGCAGCGCGACAGCCACGCCGCGCGGGGCTGCCGCCGGTCGTCCGCTCAGCGCAGGGAGGCGGCCGTCTCCACGAGCTCGCGCGCGTGCGCCAGGCCGCTCTCGCTGTCGGGCAGGCCGGAGAGGAGGCGCGCCATCTCCTGGATCCGCGCGTCGCCCTCGAGCTGCGTGACGCTCGACGCGGTGACCTGGCCGTCGCCGCCCTTGACCACGCGCAGGTGGTTGGTCGAGAAGGCCGCGACCTGAGCGAGGTGCGTGACGACGATGACCTGCGCGCGCTCCGCCAGCCGTGCCAGCCGCCGTCCGATATCGATCGCCGCCGCACCGCCCACGCCCGCGTCGACCTCGTCGAACACGAAGGTGGGCACGGGGTCGTCGCCGGCCACCACTACCTCGATGGCGAGCATCACGCGCGACAGCTCGCCGCCGGAGGCGCCCCGCCCGAGCGGACGCGCCTCGGCTCCCGCGTGGGGGCGCAGCAGGATCTCGACCCGGTCGGCGCCCGACAGTGCAGGCTCCTCCCGCGGCGACACCCGCACCTCGAGCGACGCGTCGGCCATGGCGAGCGCGCCGAGCTCGGTCGTGACGGCCGCGGCGAGCCGCGCGCCGGCCTCTTCGCGGACCGCGGTGACGCGCCCGGCCAGCTCGCCGACGAGCTGCTCGTCGCGCTCCACCTCGACGCGCAGCAGGTCGATGCGGTCGGTGTCGCCGTCGAGCTCGAGCAGGCGGGCGCTGCCGGTGTCGAGGAACGCGAGCGCGTCCTCGACCGTCGGACCGTGCGCCCGCGTGAGGGCCGCGAGCTCGGCGCGGCGGTCCTGCAGGGTCTCGAGCTCCCGGGCGCCGTCGGCGTCGAGCCCCGCGAGGTAGCCCGAGAGCTGCACGGCGATCTCCGACACGAGGATCCGCGCGCTGTCGAGCGACTCGATGATCTCGGCGAGGCCCGGGTCGTGCGCCGCCACCCGGTCGAGGCGGCGATGGGCGGTGTCGAGCACCGATGCGGCGTCGGCCATCTCCCCGGACGCGTCCTCGGACGACATGAGCTCGTGGGCGGCGGAAGCGGCCGCCCGCAGGTCCTCGAGGTTGGTGAGCCGGTCGGTGCGCTCGCGCAGCTCCTCGTCCTCGCCCGGCTGCGGCGCCACGGCCTCGATCGCGTCGATCGCGATGCGCAGCTCCTCGGCCTCGCGCGTGCGGGCGTCCTGCTCCGTGACGAGGCGGTCGAGCTCGGCCCGCGCCGCCTGCCAGCGGCGGAACACCTCCTGGTACTCGGCGAGCACGGGCGCCAGCGCGGATCCAGCGAACCGGTCGAGCGCCTGCCGCTGGGCGGTGGACGACCGCAGGCGCATCTGGTCGGACTGGCCGTGCACCACCACGAGCTGCTCGCCGATCTCCGTCAGCAGCGCCGCCGGAGCCCCGCGGCCCCCGACCGATGCGCGGCTGCGGCCCTCGGACGAGAGCTGACGCGTGACGATGAGCTCGCCTCGCATGCCGTCGCCGAACGGGTCGACGTCTCCCCCGGCGTCGCGCACGCGCTCGGGCACGGGCCCGTCGGCCGCGATGATCCAGCGCCCCTCGACGACCGCGCGCTCGCTCCCCTGCCGCACGGCCCCCGAGTCGGCGCGCGCGCCGAGCAGCAGGCCGAGGGCGGTGACGACCATGGTCTTGCCCGCGCCGGTCTCGCCGGTGACGGCCGTGAAGCCGGGCCCGAGCGGCAGCGTGGCCTGGCCGATCACCCCGAGGTCGCGGATGGTGATCTCCTCAATCACGGTCGACCGGCCCCCTCCAGCCGGTGACCGGCAGCTCGAACTTGTTCACGAGGCGGTCGGTGAACGGCGACTGCTTGAGGCGCGCGAGGCGCACGGGGATGGCGGAGCGTCGGGCCTCGACGCGTGCACCCGGCGGCATGTCCCGCGTGCGGCGCCCGTCGCACCAGAGCACCCCGGATCCGGAGGTGCGGCTGAGCACCTCCACGGCGACCGTGGACTCCGGGCCCACGACGAGCGAGCGGGCGAAGAGCGTGTGCGGGCTGAGCGGCACCACGAGCATCGCCTCGAGGCTCGGCCACACGATGGGGCCGCCCGCCGAGAAGGCGTACGCGGTGGATCCCGTGGGCGTCGAGACGACCATGCCGTCGCAGCCGTAGGACGCGAGCGGCCGCCCGTCGATCTCGACCACCACCTCGAGCATGCGCTCGCGGCTGGCCTTCTCCACGGTCGCCTCGTTGAGCGCCCATGTGCGGTAGACGATGTCGGCGCCGACCTTGAGCGTCACGTCGAGCGTCATGCGCTCCTCGACCGTGTAGTCGCGGTCGAGCACGCGGCGCACGGTGGCCGTGAGGTCCTCCCGCTCGCTCTCGGCGAGGAAGCCCACGTGCCCCAGGTTCACGCCGAGCAGCGGCACCGAGGTGCCGCGGACGAGCTCCGCCGAGCGGAGGATCGTGCCGTCGCCGCCCAGGACGATGACGATCTCGAGGTCGGCCGTCTGCACGTCCTCTCCCAGCACGGCGACGCCGTCCATCTCGGGCGCGAACGGGAGGATGTCGGCCTTCTCGTCGGCCGTGAGCACGAGGTGCACGTCGGCCTCGGCCAGCTGCGCGCACACGCTGAGCGCCGCGTCGATGGAGTCGCGCCGTCCCGTGTGGGACACGACCAGGATGTGCCTCGCGGGTCCAGCCACTTCGCTCACGCTCCTGTGATCTCGTTCGACGTCGATCTCCATTGTGTCGGATTGCTCCCCGCGCGACCGCTGAACCAAGCCAGGTACTCGTGGTTCCCGGCCCCGCCGACGATCGGGGAGGAGACGAGGCCGGCCGTGCCGAGGCCGAGGTCCCATGCGGCCCAGAGGACGCGCATGACGGCGTCGTCGCGGAGACCCTGGTCGTGCACGATGCCCTCGCGGATCCCCGTGCGCCCCACCTCGAACTGCGGCTTGATCAGCAGCACGATGTCGGCGCCGTCCGCGGCGGTGCGCGCGATGGCGGGCAGCACGAGCCCGAGCGAGATGAAGGAGAGGTCGCCGACGACGAGCCCCGGTCGCTCCCCCGCCATGTCCGCGGGCGTCACGCCCGCGAGCGACTCGGGCGTCAGATCGCGCACGTTGAACCCCTCGACGACGTCGACGCGCGGATCCTCCCGGATGAGCGGATCCAGCTGGCCGTGCCCCACGTCGAGCGCGACCACCCGCCGCGCCCCCCGCTCGAGCAGGACCTGCGTGAACCCGCCCGTGGACGCGCCGACGTCCAGCGCCAGCCGCCCGTCGACCGCGACCCCGGGGAAGGCGTCGAGCGCGCCGACGAGCTTGTGGGCGCCGCGGCTCACGTACGCGTCCGTGCCGGCGACCTCGACGACGGATCCGGGCATCACCCGGAACGACGCCTTGACGACGCCTCGTCCGTCGACCGTGACGAGCCCGTCGGCGATGAGCCGGGCGGCGTGGGTGCGGGAGCGCGCGAGCCCGAGCGTGGGCAGGGCGGCGTCGAGCCGAAGGTCGCCGCCGAGCGGCTCGCCGGGAACCGGGTCGGCTGCGGGCGCGGGCGCGGATCCGTCGCCGGGGTCAGCCACGCGTGACGGCCCCGTCGCCGCCCTCGAGCCGCGCGCGCAGCTCGTCGTGCAGCAGCCCGAACGCGGCCGCGCGGTCGCCGAGCGGCTGCTCCTCGATCAGCTGCAGCCGGGAGACCAGCCCCTCGGCCACGTCGCGGCCGTCGTCGGAGTCCGGCCCCGGTGCGGATCCCGCTCGAGCGCTGTCGTCCGGGTCGTCGCTCACGCCGTCACGCTACGCCCGGCCCGCGCCGGCGGCACCGGCGGCGACGTAGAGGGACTCCTGCACATCGAGCCCGTAGATCGGCCGGCCCGAGTTCCAGATCACGGCGCATGCGGCGCGGAGCGTGTCGATGGTGGATCCGCCGTCCTTGACGACCTCGACGCGGTCGCCCGCGATGCGCACGGACGACTTCCCGACCGTCGCCACGCGGCCCTCCTGCGAGAACCGCGTCTCGGGGTACGGCTCGTGCAGCTGCCCGAGGTGCTCGAGGATGAACGTCGGCCGCTGGTCCTCCTCTGCCGCGAGGAGCTGCTTCGCCCGGTCGATCCCGGTGAGCACGTGGACGGACGCCATACCGGCGCGCGTCGCCCCGAGGATGTCGGTGTCGAGCCGGTCGCCGAGGAACACGGGCCGCTGGGCGCCGAAGCGCTCGCGCGCCACGTCGAAGATCGGCGTCTCCGGCTTGCCCGCGACCACGGGCAGCCGACCGACCGCCGTGTGCACGGCCGATACGAGCGTGCCGTTCCCGGGTGCGATGCCCCGCGCGACCGGGATCGTCCAGTCGGTGTTGGTCGCGACCCACACGACATCAGGATCGGCCAGCGCGAACGCCGCCTCCGCCAGCTGGGTCCAGCCCACCTCCGGCGAGAACCCCTGCACGACCGCCGCCGGGCTGTCCGCCGTGGAGCGCGTGACCACGTAGCCGGCCTTCTCGAGCTCGTGCACGAGACCCTCGCCGCCGACGACGAGCACGGTGGATCCGGCGGGCACCCGGTCCGCGAGCAGCCGCAGCGCGGCCTGCGGCGACGTGACGACGTCCTCGGGCGCCACCGTGAGTCCGAGCGAGCTCAGGTGCTCGGCCACCGACGCGTCGGTGCGCGAGGCGTTGTTGGTGATGTAGCTGAGCCGGATCCCGTCGCCGGCGGCGCGGTTCAGCGCGTCGACCGCGTGCGGGATGCTGTCGGGTCCCGCGTACACGACGCCGTCGAGGTCCGCGAGGATCACGTCCACGCCGTCGAGCGGCGCACTGCCCTTCGACGCCCTAGCGAACATCGCGGTCCGCCTCCCCGGCGTCGTCGGCCTGCGGGGCCTCGTCGTCGGCGACCGCGGCGGGCGACTCGTCGGCCGCATCGCCGTCGACCTCCCACTCGTCGTCGACGTCGACCGCGATGTCCTCGCTGTCGCCCTCCTCGCTCGGCGGGCTCGGCTCAGCTGCCTCGACGGGGTCGTCCGAGGCGTCGACGTTGGCATCCGCAGCCTCGTCGGACTCCACGGCGCTCGCGCTCGCAGCGATCGCGTCGCCGGATCCGTCGTCCTCGGACGGTTCGTGCCCACCGTCCTCGACCGCGAGCTCCTCCTCGACGACCTCGACCATGTCGTCCCAGCCCTCGTCCGGATCCGCGAACGCCGCCTCGGCCGCGTCGGCGCGCTGACGCCAGGCGTCCGCCTCCGCCGAGCGACCCAGCTCCTCGAGCACCTCCGCGTAGGCGTGGAAGAGGTCCGCGCTGTACGAGTAGGCGACGTCCCGGTTCAGCTGCGCGATCGACAGCTCGTCGAGAGCAGCCTCGGTCTGCCCGAGGTCGAGGCGCGCGCCGGACATCGCGATCGCGAGCGCGACCTGCTCCGCCGCCGGCAGCGTCTCCTTCGGGACCGAGCGCCCGAGCTCCAGGGCCTTGTCCGGGCGTCCCTGCCCGCGCTCGCTGTCGACCATGAGGGCGAGCTGGTCGTCCTTGCCGGAGATGCGCCGGTAGGTCCGCAGCTCGCGCAGCGCGAGCGCGTAGTCACCGACGGCGTACGCCGTGATGGCCAGCGACTCCCGGACCACCGCGATGCGACCGGCACGGCGAGCAGCCGAGGTGGCGTGCCGGTGCGCGAGCTCCGGATCCTCCTCGATGAGCCGCGCCGCCATCACCAGGTGCTGCGCGACGCCCTCGGCGTTGTCCTTGCTCAGCGTCTTCAGCTCGTTGCGCGCGATGCGGTCGAGATCACCCGGCTTCACGTCCTCGGGGATCTCGGGGTCCTCGTGGCGCGGACGCACGGAGCGCAGCTCACGCGCGCGCAGCTGCTCCTCCGTCAGGGTCTCCTCGTAGCGTGGGGCATCGCGGTCGTTCCTCGCGGGTCGTCCATCGCGCGTCCAGAGCTTGTCGCCGTCGCGCGGCGGTCGAGCGCCACCGCGTCCGGCATCACGGCCACCGGAATCCCGACCGCCGTCCTTCGACCAGGGCTTGCGCTCCCCGTCCCTGTCAGACCGCGGCGAACCCGACCCGCCATCACGCGACCAGGGCTTGCGCTCCCCGTCGCGCTGCGGCCGAGAAGCTCCCGCACCGTCCTTCGACCAGGGCTTGCGTTCCCCATCACGCTGCGGCCGCGAAGCTCCCGCACCGTCCTTCGACCAGGGCTTACGCTCCCCGTCACGCTGCGGCCGCGAAGCTCCAGCACCGTCCTTCGACCAGGGCTTACGCTCCCCGTCACGAGCGGGACGTGCCGCACCGCCGGCCCCGCCGCCGTCCTTGGACCAGGGCTTGCGCTCCCCATCGCGCTGCGGCCGGGGTGCCCCGCCCGCGTCCTTGGACCACGGCTTGCGCTCGCCATCACGAGCGGGACGAGCCGGACCGCCGCCATCACGAGACCAGGGCTTGCGCTCCCCATCGCGCTGCGGCCGACCGGCCTCTCCACCACCGTCCTTCGACCAGGGCTTGCGGTCGCCGTCACGGGCCGGGCGGTCTCCCCCGGCGGCACGCGGACCGGAGGAGCGCCCGCCTTCACGGGGCCCTCGAGGCGCACCCGCGGAACCGCGCTCGTACGGCGGCTTGCCATCATCACGTCCACGCGGCGAGTGCGACGATCCGCGGTCCTGGCCCTCGGGCCGGCTGTCTCGATCGGATGAGTCGCTCACTGTGCTCCTGTCGGCCGCATGGGCCAGATGATGTCTGTGGTGTTGTGGGTGTCGCCGAAGTCAGCTCCCAGGCTAACCGGTGCCGTCGGTCGTGTGCAGCGGACCGGCATTGACGACCATCGCGGTCGCGCACCGATCCTCGGCGGGCCGCATCGCCTCAGCGATGTCAGCCCCGAGACACGCAGGCGGAAACGGCTCCACACGAGGCGCGATCCGTACGCCACCGTCGCGACGGCCCAGCTCGGACACGAACTCGAAGTCGCCGCCGTGGAGGACCGACCGCGATGGTCCGGGTGTTAACGCAGAAAGGCCCGCCGCACGATGTGCGACGGGCCTCCCCGATCATTCTCAAGTTAAGTCCGGCGGTGTCCTACTCTCCCACAGGGTCCCCCCTGCAGTACCATCGGCGCTGAGAGTCTTAGCTTCCGGGTTCGGAATGTGACCGGGCGTTTCCCTCTCGCTATGGCCGCCGAAACACCCCATACACACCCCCAACGAGGGCATGAAATCTGTGATGAATCGACCAGTCAAGCTGGTTGTTCAATTAGCACCCGACCGTATATCGGGAACCACATAGTGGACGCAAGCAAAGTGTTTTCAAGATATCGGCTTATTAGTACAGGTCAGCTCCACGAGTCTTTAGTCCTCGCTTCCACATCCTGCCTATCAACCCGGTAGTCTAGCCGGGAGCCTTCACCCTGAAAGGGATGGAAATCTCATCTCGAAGCCGGCTTCCCGCTTAGATGCTTTCAGCGGTTATCCGTTCCGAACGTAGCTAATCAGCGGTGCTCCTGGCGGAACAACTGACACACCAGAGGTTCGTCCATCCCGGTCCTCTCGTACTAGGGATAGATCTTCTCAAATTTCCTACGCGCGCAGCGGATAGGGACCGAACTGTCTCACGACGTTCTAAACCCAGCTCGCGTACCGCTTTAATGGGCGAACAGCCCAACCCTTGGGACCTACTCCAGCCCCAGGATGCGACGAGCCGACATCGAGGTGCCAAACCATGCCGTCGATATGGACTCTTGGGCAAGATCAGCCTGTTATCCCCGAGGTACCTTTTATCCGTTGAGCGACAGCGCTTCCACAAGCCACTGCCGGATCACTAGTCCCGACTTTCGTCCCTGCTCGACTTGTCAGTCTCACAGTCAAGCTCCCTTGTGCACTTACACTCGACACCTGATTACCAACCAGGTTGAGGGAACCTTTGGGCGCCTCCGTTACTCTTTAGGAGGCAACCGCCCCAGTTAAACTACCCACCAGGCACTGTCCCTGAACCGGATTACGGTTCGAAGTTAGATATCCAGAGTGACCAGAGTGGTATTTCAACAATGACTCCACCCGAACTAGCGTCCGAGCTTCACAGTCTCCCACCTATCCTACACAAGCCACACCGAACACCAATACCAAGCTGTAGTAAAGGTCACGGGGTCTTTCCGTCCTGCTGCGCGTAACGAGCATCTTTACTCGTAGTGCAATTTCGCCGAGTTCGCGGTTGAGACAGCTGGGAAGTCGTTACGCCATTCGTGCAGGTCGGAACTTACCCGACAAGGAATTTCGCTACCTTAGGATGGTTATAGTTACCACCGCCGTTTACTGGGGCTTAAATTCTCAGCTTCGCACTTGCGTGCTAACCGTTCCTCTTAACCTTCCAGCACCGGGCAGGCGTCAGTCCGTATACATCGTCTTGCGACTTAGCACGGACCTGTGTTTTTAGTAAACAGTCGCTTCCCACTGGTCTCTGCGGCCTTCAAACGCTTCAGGAGTAAATCCCTACACGCCTCAGGCCCCCCTTCTCCCGAAGTTACGGGGGCATTTTGCCGAGTTCCTTAACCACGATTCTCTCGATCTCCTTAGTATTCTCTACCTGACCACCTGAGTCGGTTTGGGGTACGGGCGATTGGAACCTCGCGTCGATGCTTTTCTCGGCAGCATAGGATCACTGATTTCGTCCGTGAGGACTACCCATCGGGTCTCAGGCTACATAGAAGACGGATTTGCCTATCTTCTGCCCTACATCCTTAGACCGGGACAACCATCGCCCGGCTCAGCTACCTTCCTGCGTCACACCTGTTAATACGCTAAACGCCCCAGCGTAGGGTCGTGTGCTAGGCCAAGACCGTCACCCCGAAGGGATCGAATCAAGGATTCAGACACTTAGCATTACTGGATTGTCTTGGGCGGTTCTTCATCGGTACGGGAATATCAACCCGTTGTCCATCGACTACGCCTGTCGGCCTCGCCTTAGGTCCCGACTTACCCAGGGCGGATTAGCCTGGCCCTGGAACCCTTGGTCTTTCGGAGGACGGGTTTCTCACCCGTCTTTCGCTACTCATGCCTGCATTCTCACTCGTGTGGCCTCCACGGCTGGTTCACACCGCCGCTTCGCTGGCCACACGACGCTCTCCTACCCATCCATACGGCTGGACCACGAAGGCCTGCCTATAATATAAATGCCACAACTTCGGTGGCGTGCTTGAGCCCCGTTACATTGTCGGCGCGGAATCACTTGACCAGTGAGCTATTACGCACTCTTTCAAGGGTGGCTGCTTCTAAGCCAACCTCCTGGTTGTCTATGCAACTCCACATCCTTTCCCACTTAGCACGCGCTTAGGGACCTTAGATGGTGGTCTGGGTTGTTTCCCTCTCGACGATGAAGCTTATCCCCCACCGTCTCACTGCTGCGCTCTCACTTACCGGCATTCGGAGTTTGGCTGAAGTCAGTAACCTTTTGGGGCCCATCGTCCATCCAGTAGCTCTACCTCCGGCAAGAAACACGCAACGCTGCACCTAAATGCATTTCGGAGAGAACCAGCTATCACGAAGTTTGATTGGCCTTTCACCCCTATCCACAGCTCATCCCCTCCATTTTCAACTGAAGTGGGTTCGGTCCTCCACGACGTCTTACCGTCGCTTCAACCTGGCCATGGATAGATCACTTCGCTTCGGGTCTAGAACATGCGACTCATACGCCCTATTAAGACTCGCTTTCGCTACGGCTGCCCCTCACGGGTTAACCTCGCCACATATCACTAACTCGCAGGCTCATTCTTCAAAAGGCACGCTGTCACACCAACAAGGGTGCTCCAACGGTTTGTAAGCAAACGGTTTCAGGTACTATTTCACTCCCCTCCCGGGGTACTTTTCACCTTTCCCTCACGGTACTTGTCCGCTATCGGTCATCTGGGAGTATTTAGGCTTATCAGGTGGTCCTGACAGATTCACACGGGATTTCTCGGGCCCCGTGCTACTTGGGATACTCTCCGGACAGGCGACGACATTTCGACTACGGGGTTCGCACCCTCTATGACTGGCCTTTCAAGACCATTCGTCTATATCGCGCTCATTGCCCTCACAGCTCGGTAGAACTGTACGGAAAGTCCCGCAACCCCGACCATGCAACTCCTACC encodes:
- a CDS encoding HAD-IIA family hydrolase, with protein sequence MFARASKGSAPLDGVDVILADLDGVVYAGPDSIPHAVDALNRAAGDGIRLSYITNNASRTDASVAEHLSSLGLTVAPEDVVTSPQAALRLLADRVPAGSTVLVVGGEGLVHELEKAGYVVTRSTADSPAAVVQGFSPEVGWTQLAEAAFALADPDVVWVATNTDWTIPVARGIAPGNGTLVSAVHTAVGRLPVVAGKPETPIFDVARERFGAQRPVFLGDRLDTDILGATRAGMASVHVLTGIDRAKQLLAAEEDQRPTFILEHLGQLHEPYPETRFSQEGRVATVGKSSVRIAGDRVEVVKDGGSTIDTLRAACAVIWNSGRPIYGLDVQESLYVAAGAAGAGRA
- a CDS encoding NUDIX domain-containing protein — protein: MTDAVAGAPADGLHDDAVSYDVTSSERVFRGKIWDIRRETFAYGDGEITREFVDHTGAVAVLAIDDEDRVLLIKQYRHPVRMREWEIPAGLLDITGEPPLTAVQRELAEEADLVAAEWSVLAEYYTTPGGSDEAIRVYLARGLTPTAEAFARTDEEADIEVRWVDLDEVVTAVLERRIQNPSTVIAVLQAHVARSRGWSTLGPADAPWPRHPKLRDGEGASAS
- a CDS encoding NAD kinase; translated protein: MAGPARHILVVSHTGRRDSIDAALSVCAQLAEADVHLVLTADEKADILPFAPEMDGVAVLGEDVQTADLEIVIVLGGDGTILRSAELVRGTSVPLLGVNLGHVGFLAESEREDLTATVRRVLDRDYTVEERMTLDVTLKVGADIVYRTWALNEATVEKASRERMLEVVVEIDGRPLASYGCDGMVVSTPTGSTAYAFSAGGPIVWPSLEAMLVVPLSPHTLFARSLVVGPESTVAVEVLSRTSGSGVLWCDGRRTRDMPPGARVEARRSAIPVRLARLKQSPFTDRLVNKFELPVTGWRGPVDRD
- a CDS encoding CTP synthase, with protein sequence MTSTTGAAKTTRHIFVTGGVVSSLGKGLTAASLGNLLTARGVRVVMQKLDPYLNVDPGTMNPFQHGEVFVTDDGAETDLDIGHYERFLDIELDQAANVTTGQIYSEVIAKERRGEYLGDTVQVIPHITDEIKRRMRLQSSDEPQPDVIITEIGGTVGDIESQPFIEAARQVRHELGRNNVFFVHVSLVPYMGASGEQKTKPTQHSVAALRSIGIQPDALVLRSDRPVSDSNKKKIALMCDVDEQAVVNAVDVPSIYDIPEMLHGQGLDSYIIDHLGLPAADAVDWSGWSDLLDAVHDPKHEVTVGLVGKYIDLPDAYLSVTEALRAGGFAHSARVKLRWVASDECETPEGAAKKLGDLDALCVPGGFGIRGIEGKLGALKFARDNMIPVLGLCLGLQCMVIEYARNEAGLTGASSSEFDPESAFPVVATMAEQVDIIAGGDLGGTMRLGLYEAALAPGSLAAELYGAPVSHERHRHRYEVNNQYRDRIQDAGLVFSGTSPDGTLVEYVELPREVHPFYIGTQAHPELRSRPNRAHPLFAGLIRAALDRQAASTLFVEDDAEAVA
- the recN gene encoding DNA repair protein RecN; translated protein: MIEEITIRDLGVIGQATLPLGPGFTAVTGETGAGKTMVVTALGLLLGARADSGAVRQGSERAVVEGRWIIAADGPVPERVRDAGGDVDPFGDGMRGELIVTRQLSSEGRSRASVGGRGAPAALLTEIGEQLVVVHGQSDQMRLRSSTAQRQALDRFAGSALAPVLAEYQEVFRRWQAARAELDRLVTEQDARTREAEELRIAIDAIEAVAPQPGEDEELRERTDRLTNLEDLRAAASAAHELMSSEDASGEMADAASVLDTAHRRLDRVAAHDPGLAEIIESLDSARILVSEIAVQLSGYLAGLDADGARELETLQDRRAELAALTRAHGPTVEDALAFLDTGSARLLELDGDTDRIDLLRVEVERDEQLVGELAGRVTAVREEAGARLAAAVTTELGALAMADASLEVRVSPREEPALSGADRVEILLRPHAGAEARPLGRGASGGELSRVMLAIEVVVAGDDPVPTFVFDEVDAGVGGAAAIDIGRRLARLAERAQVIVVTHLAQVAAFSTNHLRVVKGGDGQVTASSVTQLEGDARIQEMARLLSGLPDSESGLAHARELVETAASLR
- a CDS encoding tetratricopeptide repeat protein, whose product is MRPRHEDPEIPEDVKPGDLDRIARNELKTLSKDNAEGVAQHLVMAARLIEEDPELAHRHATSAARRAGRIAVVRESLAITAYAVGDYALALRELRTYRRISGKDDQLALMVDSERGQGRPDKALELGRSVPKETLPAAEQVALAIAMSGARLDLGQTEAALDELSIAQLNRDVAYSYSADLFHAYAEVLEELGRSAEADAWRQRADAAEAAFADPDEGWDDMVEVVEEELAVEDGGHEPSEDDGSGDAIAASASAVESDEAADANVDASDDPVEAAEPSPPSEEGDSEDIAVDVDDEWEVDGDAADESPAAVADDEAPQADDAGEADRDVR
- a CDS encoding TlyA family RNA methyltransferase, with protein sequence MADPGDGSAPAPAADPVPGEPLGGDLRLDAALPTLGLARSRTHAARLIADGLVTVDGRGVVKASFRVMPGSVVEVAGTDAYVSRGAHKLVGALDAFPGVAVDGRLALDVGASTGGFTQVLLERGARRVVALDVGHGQLDPLIREDPRVDVVEGFNVRDLTPESLAGVTPADMAGERPGLVVGDLSFISLGLVLPAIARTAADGADIVLLIKPQFEVGRTGIREGIVHDQGLRDDAVMRVLWAAWDLGLGTAGLVSSPIVGGAGNHEYLAWFSGRAGSNPTQWRSTSNEITGA